Proteins encoded within one genomic window of Mycolicibacterium monacense:
- a CDS encoding single-stranded DNA-binding protein has protein sequence MFETPITVVGNIVNNPYRQRVGDQEVMRFRVASNSRRRTADGSWEPGNSLFVSVSCWGKLVTGVGASLGKGDAVIVVGHVHTSEYDDREGVRRSSVEVRATAVGPDLSRCVARVETLRQSGPAGAGEAPEAPETGGEVADGADAEAGHTGPGTGPGDPDAAEALPLSA, from the coding sequence ATGTTCGAGACGCCCATCACCGTCGTCGGCAACATCGTCAACAACCCGTACCGGCAGCGCGTCGGCGATCAGGAGGTGATGAGGTTCCGCGTGGCCAGCAACTCCCGGCGCCGCACCGCCGACGGCTCCTGGGAGCCGGGCAACTCGCTGTTCGTCAGCGTGAGCTGCTGGGGCAAACTGGTCACCGGGGTCGGTGCCTCGCTCGGGAAGGGTGACGCCGTGATCGTTGTCGGACACGTGCACACCAGCGAGTACGACGACCGTGAGGGCGTACGCCGTTCGTCGGTCGAGGTGCGCGCGACCGCGGTCGGCCCGGATCTCAGCCGCTGCGTCGCCCGGGTCGAGACGTTGCGCCAGTCCGGTCCCGCCGGAGCCGGTGAGGCACCGGAAGCCCCCGAAACCGGCGGTGAAGTAGCCGACGGCGCAGACGCCGAGGCCGGCCACACCGGTCCGGGCACCGGTCCGGGCGACCCCGACGCCGCGGAGGCGCTGCCACTGAGCGCCTAG
- a CDS encoding cytochrome c oxidase assembly protein, with protein sequence MTTVAVKTRPSAVWPVLVGVAALAGLTAAGIGALSLADALTATGLPDPGPVTTYGLPFVRAAGEIAAVTAVGAFLFAAFLVPPQANGVLDVAGYRALRLGTAASAVWTVCAVLLVPLTVSDVSGQALRDHLNPVEIWSVAGQVDVASAWRWTALLAAVVTLAALPVLRWAWTPPLFAGSLLTLMPLALTGHSSSGGAHDLATNSLVIHLVAGALWAGGLLALLVHALRGGEHGDVAARRFSAVALWCFVAMALSGVINALVRMSPADLFRTEYGGLVLAKAAALTVLGVLGYLQRRKGVAGLQADPGARGPLVRLALVEAVLFGATFGIAVGLGRTPPPPPGRQPTPVEVEIGYDLAGPPTVTRILFDWRFDLILGSAAIILALVYLAGWWRLRRRGDAWPAGRTVAWLLGCATLLITTSSGLGRYMPAMFSVHMVAHMLLSMLVPILLVLGAPVTMALRALPVAGKGKPPGPREWLLAALHSRVSRVLTHPIVALALFVAGFYGLYFGGLFEAAVDDHAAHVVMNIHFLLSGYLFYWVVIGVDPTPRRIPQLAKLAIVFASLPLHAFFGVVLMGMNSVLAEDFYRSLHLSWHNDLLADQKLGGSIAWAAGEIPLVLVLLALLIQWRRSDDRDAKRLDRAAERDHDADLAAYNAMLAELARRDGR encoded by the coding sequence ATGACCACGGTTGCGGTGAAGACACGCCCCAGCGCGGTGTGGCCCGTGCTGGTGGGCGTGGCCGCCCTGGCCGGTCTCACCGCCGCCGGTATCGGCGCGCTGTCGCTCGCGGACGCGTTGACCGCCACCGGGCTGCCCGATCCGGGCCCGGTCACCACCTACGGGCTGCCGTTCGTGCGGGCGGCCGGGGAGATCGCCGCGGTGACCGCCGTTGGCGCCTTCCTGTTCGCGGCGTTCCTGGTGCCGCCGCAGGCCAACGGCGTGCTCGACGTCGCGGGATACCGGGCGTTGCGGTTGGGCACGGCGGCCTCGGCGGTGTGGACGGTGTGCGCGGTGCTCCTCGTGCCGTTGACCGTGTCGGACGTATCGGGCCAGGCGCTGCGCGACCACCTCAACCCGGTCGAGATCTGGTCGGTGGCGGGTCAGGTCGACGTGGCGAGTGCCTGGCGGTGGACGGCGCTGCTGGCGGCCGTCGTCACGCTGGCCGCCCTGCCGGTGCTGCGATGGGCCTGGACGCCGCCGCTGTTCGCCGGGTCCCTGCTCACGCTCATGCCGCTCGCGCTGACCGGGCATTCGTCGTCGGGCGGTGCGCACGACCTGGCCACCAACAGCCTGGTCATCCATCTCGTCGCCGGCGCGCTGTGGGCCGGCGGTCTGCTGGCGCTGTTGGTGCACGCCCTGCGCGGCGGCGAGCACGGGGACGTCGCGGCCCGCCGGTTCTCCGCGGTCGCGCTGTGGTGCTTCGTCGCGATGGCGCTCAGCGGCGTGATCAACGCGCTGGTGCGGATGTCGCCAGCCGACCTGTTCCGCACCGAGTACGGCGGTCTGGTGCTCGCCAAGGCGGCGGCGCTGACGGTGCTCGGGGTGCTCGGCTACCTGCAGCGCCGCAAGGGGGTGGCGGGTCTGCAGGCCGACCCCGGCGCGCGGGGTCCGTTGGTGCGCCTGGCGCTGGTCGAGGCCGTGCTGTTCGGCGCGACGTTCGGCATCGCGGTCGGTCTCGGCCGCACACCGCCCCCTCCGCCGGGACGCCAGCCCACCCCGGTGGAGGTCGAGATCGGCTACGACCTGGCCGGTCCGCCGACCGTCACCCGCATCCTGTTCGACTGGCGCTTCGACCTGATCCTGGGCAGTGCGGCGATCATCCTGGCGCTGGTCTACCTCGCCGGGTGGTGGCGGCTGCGGCGACGCGGTGACGCCTGGCCGGCCGGGCGCACGGTCGCGTGGCTGCTCGGTTGCGCGACGCTGCTGATCACGACGTCCTCGGGACTCGGCCGGTACATGCCGGCGATGTTCAGCGTGCACATGGTCGCGCACATGCTGCTGTCGATGCTGGTACCGATCCTGCTGGTGCTCGGTGCGCCGGTCACGATGGCGCTGCGCGCGCTGCCGGTGGCGGGAAAGGGCAAGCCGCCGGGCCCGCGGGAGTGGCTGCTGGCCGCCCTGCACTCGCGGGTGTCACGCGTGCTCACCCATCCGATCGTCGCGCTCGCGCTGTTCGTCGCCGGCTTCTACGGGCTGTACTTCGGGGGACTGTTCGAGGCGGCCGTCGACGACCACGCGGCCCACGTCGTGATGAACATCCACTTCCTGCTCAGTGGCTACCTCTTCTACTGGGTCGTGATCGGCGTCGACCCGACCCCCCGGCGCATCCCGCAGCTCGCCAAGCTCGCGATCGTGTTCGCCTCGCTGCCCCTGCACGCATTCTTCGGGGTGGTGCTGATGGGCATGAACTCGGTGCTCGCCGAGGACTTCTACCGGTCGCTGCACCTGAGCTGGCACAACGATCTGCTCGCCGACCAGAAGCTCGGCGGCAGCATCGCCTGGGCCGCGGGCGAGATCCCGCTGGTGCTGGTGCTGCTCGCGCTGCTCATCCAGTGGCGCCGCAGCGACGATCGCGACGCGAAACGGCTCGACCGGGCGGCCGAGCGGGACCACGATGCCGACCTGGCCGCCTACAACGCGATGCTGGCCGAACTGGCCCGGCGCGACGGCCGCTGA
- a CDS encoding glycerol-3-phosphate 1-O-acyltransferase — MKLPDDYYASFTTTDDALVLAAASSPAEVELLDEWLAAQRHDNPDVEVDVLQLPVDGEPSPGVLAKLVEELEADEDRTVVPVRVFWVPAGLPTRSKVVALISGRDTYRPPEILQRRILKRDRTRARVIAGEPAKVSELRQQWHDHTVAENPRDFAHFVVRRAVLAIERVEYRLLGPEYKSPRLVKPEILASTKFRAGLEKIPGATVDEAGKMLDELATGWSRVSVDLIPNLSRLIVKRGFDTNIDYDHTEIARLRSDLENHPAVLLFSHRSYLDGGVVPVAMQENRLPPVHMFAGINLSFGFMGPLLRRSGVIFIRRNVAGDPLYKYVLKEYVGYVVQKRFNLSWSIEGTRSRTGKMLPPKLGLLAYVADAYLAGRSDDILLQPVSISFDQLHEISEYADYARGGEKTPEGLSWLYNYIKAQGERSYGKIYVRFPEAVSMRQYLGEPGGPIATDESAKRLAMQKMAFEVAWRILQVTPINATALVSGLLLTTRGVALTLDQLHHTLQDGLDYLMRKDKPLTNSALRLRTPEGVQAAVDALSNGHPVTKVDSGREPVWYIAADDEHEAAFYRNTLIHAFLETSIVELALGYAARADGDPLEAFWTQAARLRDLLKFDFYFADSAAFREHVVEEMSWRADWESQVAAGGERIDALLREKRPLMAGAMLRPFFEAYEILASALRDAPADIEEKDLIKRAMGLGRQYVAQDRVRSNESVSALLFSTARQVAADQHLLESGPDLEVRRTAFCEELGGILADMDKVDRYAREQFMAREAERHRAKTGRAAVNRPAG; from the coding sequence GTGAAGCTGCCCGACGACTACTACGCCAGCTTCACCACCACGGACGACGCGCTGGTGCTGGCCGCCGCGTCGTCGCCGGCCGAGGTGGAACTGCTCGACGAGTGGCTGGCCGCCCAACGCCACGACAACCCCGACGTCGAGGTCGACGTGCTGCAGCTACCCGTCGACGGGGAACCGTCGCCCGGCGTCCTCGCCAAACTGGTCGAAGAACTCGAGGCCGACGAGGACCGCACCGTCGTGCCGGTGCGGGTGTTCTGGGTGCCCGCGGGTCTGCCCACGCGGTCGAAGGTGGTGGCGCTGATCTCCGGTCGCGACACCTACCGTCCACCCGAGATCCTGCAGCGCCGCATCCTCAAACGCGACCGGACCCGGGCCCGCGTCATCGCCGGTGAACCCGCCAAGGTCTCCGAACTCCGTCAGCAGTGGCACGACCACACCGTCGCCGAGAACCCACGCGATTTCGCGCATTTCGTCGTCCGCCGCGCGGTGCTGGCGATCGAGCGCGTCGAGTACCGGCTGCTGGGCCCCGAGTACAAGTCGCCCCGGCTGGTGAAGCCGGAGATCCTCGCCTCCACCAAATTCCGTGCCGGACTGGAGAAGATCCCCGGTGCGACGGTGGACGAGGCAGGCAAGATGCTCGACGAACTGGCCACCGGGTGGAGCCGGGTGTCGGTGGACCTCATCCCGAACCTCAGCCGGCTGATCGTCAAACGGGGCTTCGACACCAACATCGACTACGACCACACCGAGATCGCCAGGCTGCGAAGCGATCTGGAGAACCATCCGGCGGTGCTGCTGTTCTCTCACCGGTCGTATCTCGACGGCGGTGTCGTCCCCGTCGCGATGCAGGAGAACCGGCTGCCCCCGGTGCACATGTTCGCCGGCATCAACCTGTCCTTCGGTTTCATGGGGCCGCTGCTGCGTCGGTCCGGCGTGATCTTCATCCGCCGCAACGTCGCCGGAGACCCCCTGTACAAGTACGTGCTCAAGGAGTACGTCGGCTACGTCGTGCAGAAGCGGTTCAACCTCAGCTGGTCCATCGAGGGCACCCGGTCGCGCACCGGGAAGATGCTGCCCCCCAAGCTCGGTCTGCTTGCCTACGTCGCCGACGCGTACCTCGCCGGCCGCAGCGACGACATCCTGCTGCAGCCGGTGTCGATCAGTTTCGATCAGCTGCACGAGATCTCCGAGTACGCCGACTACGCCCGCGGGGGCGAGAAGACCCCGGAGGGGCTGAGCTGGCTGTACAACTACATCAAGGCGCAGGGGGAGCGAAGCTACGGCAAGATCTATGTCCGCTTCCCCGAAGCGGTTTCGATGCGCCAGTACCTCGGTGAACCCGGTGGCCCGATCGCGACCGACGAGTCCGCCAAACGGCTCGCGATGCAGAAGATGGCCTTCGAAGTGGCCTGGCGCATCCTGCAGGTGACGCCGATCAACGCGACCGCACTGGTGTCGGGACTGCTGCTGACCACCCGCGGCGTCGCACTCACCCTCGACCAGCTGCACCACACCCTGCAGGACGGGCTCGACTACCTGATGCGCAAGGACAAGCCGCTGACCAACAGCGCGCTGCGCCTGCGCACCCCCGAGGGGGTGCAGGCCGCGGTCGATGCGTTGTCCAACGGCCACCCCGTCACCAAGGTGGACAGTGGTCGCGAACCGGTCTGGTACATCGCGGCCGACGACGAGCACGAGGCGGCGTTCTACCGCAACACCCTCATCCACGCGTTCCTCGAGACGTCGATCGTGGAGTTGGCGCTGGGGTACGCCGCACGCGCGGACGGGGATCCGCTGGAGGCGTTCTGGACACAGGCGGCACGGTTGCGCGATCTTCTGAAGTTCGACTTCTACTTCGCCGACTCGGCGGCGTTCCGCGAGCACGTCGTCGAGGAGATGTCGTGGCGGGCCGACTGGGAGTCGCAGGTGGCCGCCGGAGGTGAGCGGATCGACGCACTGCTGCGGGAGAAGCGGCCCCTGATGGCCGGCGCGATGCTGCGGCCGTTCTTCGAGGCCTACGAGATCCTGGCGAGCGCCCTGCGCGACGCCCCGGCCGACATCGAGGAGAAGGACCTCATCAAGCGGGCCATGGGGTTGGGCCGCCAGTACGTCGCGCAGGACCGGGTGCGCAGCAACGAGTCGGTGTCGGCACTGCTGTTCAGCACCGCCCGGCAGGTCGCCGCCGATCAGCACCTGCTGGAATCCGGTCCGGACCTCGAGGTGCGGCGTACGGCGTTCTGTGAGGAGCTGGGCGGGATCCTGGCCGACATGGACAAGGTCGACCGGTACGCCCGCGAGCAGTTCATGGCGCGGGAGGCCGAACGTCACCGGGCCAAGACGGGTCGAGCCGCGGTGAACCGCCCGGCAGGGTGA
- a CDS encoding HAD-IB family hydrolase/lysophospholipid acyltransferase family protein encodes MSPDDGQQSERRPMRLPGSVAEILAAPEGPQVGAFFDLDGTLVAGFTGVIMTRDRLRRRQMSVGEFIGMVQAGLNHQLGRSEFEDLIGKGARMLRGSSLSDIDELAERLFLQHVRDRIYPEMRALVRAHMARGHTVVLSSSALTVQVEPVARYLGIQNVLSNKFETDDNGCITGEVVRPILWGPGKAHAVQAFAARNGVDLSKSYFYADGDEDVALMYLVGNPRPTNPAGKLAAVAAKRGWPVLRFSSRSGSSPLSQLRTVAGIGSVLPVAASALGVGLLTRNRRTGVNFFTSTWSRLLLTTAGINLNVLGRENLTAQRPAVFIFNHRNQADPLIAGRLVETDFTTVGKKELENDPLIGTIGKVMDAAFIDRDDPKAAVEGLRKVEELAGKGLSILIAPEGTRLDTTEVGEFKKGPFRIAMSARIPIVPIVIRNAEVVAARDSSTFNPGTVDIAVYPPIPTEDWTLQDLPDRIAEIRQIYLDTLKAWPHGNLPVPALYKRSPGEAVEPRKVEDKPAKKAAKKAAKKTPAKKTPAKKAAKTAEPQQKTSANGRSQPGVKGRQ; translated from the coding sequence ATGAGTCCGGACGACGGTCAGCAGTCCGAGCGGCGTCCCATGCGTCTGCCGGGGTCGGTCGCGGAGATCCTCGCCGCACCGGAGGGGCCGCAGGTCGGCGCGTTCTTCGATCTCGACGGCACGCTGGTGGCCGGGTTCACCGGCGTCATCATGACCCGGGACCGGTTGCGCCGCAGGCAGATGAGCGTGGGGGAGTTCATCGGCATGGTGCAGGCCGGGCTCAACCACCAACTCGGCCGGTCGGAGTTCGAAGACCTCATCGGCAAGGGCGCGCGCATGCTACGCGGCAGTTCGCTCAGCGACATCGACGAACTCGCCGAACGCCTCTTCCTGCAGCACGTCCGCGACCGTATCTACCCCGAGATGCGCGCGCTGGTCCGTGCGCACATGGCGCGGGGTCACACCGTCGTGCTCAGTTCGTCGGCGCTGACGGTGCAGGTCGAACCCGTGGCCCGGTACCTCGGCATCCAGAACGTGCTGAGCAACAAGTTCGAGACCGACGACAACGGGTGCATCACCGGTGAGGTGGTCCGGCCCATTCTGTGGGGGCCGGGGAAAGCCCATGCGGTGCAGGCGTTCGCGGCCCGCAACGGCGTCGACCTGTCGAAGAGCTACTTCTACGCCGACGGGGACGAGGACGTCGCGCTGATGTACCTCGTCGGCAACCCGCGGCCCACCAACCCGGCGGGCAAGCTCGCCGCCGTCGCCGCCAAGCGCGGGTGGCCGGTGCTGCGGTTCAGCAGCCGCAGCGGTAGCAGTCCACTCTCCCAGCTGCGCACGGTCGCCGGCATCGGATCGGTTTTACCGGTCGCCGCCAGCGCGCTCGGCGTGGGACTGCTCACCCGCAACAGGCGTACCGGGGTGAACTTCTTCACCTCGACGTGGAGCCGGTTGCTGCTCACCACTGCCGGCATCAACCTCAACGTGCTCGGCCGGGAGAACCTGACCGCACAGCGCCCCGCGGTGTTCATCTTCAACCACCGCAATCAGGCCGACCCGCTCATCGCGGGCAGGCTGGTCGAGACCGACTTCACGACGGTGGGCAAGAAGGAACTCGAGAACGACCCGCTGATCGGCACCATCGGCAAGGTGATGGACGCGGCGTTCATCGACCGCGACGATCCCAAGGCCGCCGTCGAAGGTCTTCGCAAGGTCGAAGAGCTTGCCGGAAAGGGTCTTTCGATCCTGATCGCGCCCGAGGGCACCCGCCTGGACACCACCGAGGTCGGGGAGTTCAAGAAGGGTCCGTTCCGCATCGCCATGTCGGCGCGGATACCGATCGTGCCGATCGTCATCCGCAACGCGGAGGTCGTCGCCGCGCGTGATTCGAGCACCTTCAATCCCGGCACCGTCGACATCGCGGTCTATCCGCCCATCCCGACCGAGGACTGGACGCTGCAGGATCTGCCCGACCGCATCGCCGAGATCCGGCAGATCTACCTCGACACCCTCAAGGCGTGGCCGCACGGAAACCTGCCGGTCCCCGCCCTCTACAAACGGTCGCCGGGGGAGGCGGTGGAGCCACGCAAGGTCGAGGACAAGCCGGCCAAGAAGGCCGCCAAGAAGGCCGCCAAGAAAACACCGGCGAAGAAGACGCCGGCGAAGAAGGCCGCCAAGACCGCTGAGCCGCAACAGAAAACGTCGGCCAACGGCAGGTCGCAGCCCGGGGTGAAAGGTCGACAGTGA